The Streptomyces griseiscabiei genome includes a window with the following:
- a CDS encoding L,D-transpeptidase family protein, with product MRTKDMRRSVAAIAALVMAGACTAQGIEVHGGQNRPVRVDTTGTPSTTPSGVPRQDDGDSAGAGDGSDGKGGSGTAPATTPPSPTPTPTPTPAPRVLWSQGDEGLDVRELQARLRQVAWLFTGPTGTYDEPTVRAVRGFQGKRGLPQTGKTDSVTWARLLNMTREPGKWDLYAYGGQPAASPDPRCLTGRVLCISKTSRTLRWMVDGRTLTTVEVRFGSEGTPTREGVFSVYFKSRDHWSTLYDTPMPYAMFFSGGQAVHYSADFAARGYYGGSHGCVNVRDEAAIARLFAQVRNGDKVVVYW from the coding sequence ATGCGTACCAAGGACATGCGGAGATCGGTGGCCGCGATCGCGGCACTCGTCATGGCCGGCGCCTGCACGGCCCAGGGGATCGAGGTGCACGGCGGCCAGAACCGGCCCGTGCGCGTCGACACGACCGGCACGCCGAGCACCACCCCGAGCGGCGTCCCCAGACAGGACGACGGTGACAGCGCCGGGGCCGGAGACGGGAGCGACGGCAAGGGCGGGAGCGGGACGGCCCCGGCGACCACGCCGCCCTCCCCCACACCCACCCCGACCCCCACGCCCGCGCCCCGGGTCCTGTGGTCCCAGGGCGACGAAGGGCTGGACGTACGCGAGTTGCAGGCCCGGCTGCGGCAGGTCGCATGGCTCTTCACCGGGCCCACGGGGACGTACGACGAGCCGACGGTCCGGGCGGTCCGGGGCTTCCAGGGCAAGCGGGGACTGCCGCAGACCGGGAAGACGGACAGCGTCACCTGGGCGCGGCTGCTGAACATGACGCGGGAGCCCGGCAAGTGGGACCTCTACGCGTACGGCGGACAGCCCGCCGCCTCACCCGATCCGCGCTGTCTGACGGGCCGGGTGCTGTGCATCAGCAAGACGAGCCGCACACTGCGCTGGATGGTGGACGGCCGGACGCTGACGACGGTCGAGGTGCGCTTCGGCTCGGAGGGCACCCCCACCCGGGAGGGCGTCTTCAGCGTCTACTTCAAGTCCCGCGACCACTGGTCGACCCTCTACGACACCCCGATGCCGTACGCGATGTTCTTCAGCGGCGGCCAGGCCGTCCACTACTCCGCCGACTTCGCGGCCCGTGGCTACTACGGCGGCTCGCACGGCTGCGTCAACGTCCGGGACGAGGCGGCGATCGCGCGGTTGTTCGCGCAGGTGAGGAACGGCGACAAGGTCGTCGTGTACTGGTGA
- a CDS encoding acyl-CoA mutase large subunit family protein, with the protein MARESESGLPIEPVYGPEALDGWDPAERLGAPGEYPFTRGVYPSMYTSRPWTMRQYAGFGTAVESNARYRQLIAHGTTGLSVAFDLPTQMGHDSDAPLAHGEVGKVGVAIDSVEDMRVLFDGIPLDRVSTSMTINAPAALLLLMYQLVGEEQGVPAERLTGTIQNDVLKEYIARGTYIFPPEPSLRLTADIFRYCGAEIPKWNTISISGYHMAEAGASPAQEIAFTLADGIEYVRTAVAAGMDVDDFGPRLSFFFVARTTLLEEVAKFRAARRIWARVMREEFGARNPRSLMLRFHTQTAGVQLTAQQPEVNLVRVAVQGLAAVLGGTQSLHTNAFDEAIALPTDRSARLALRTQQVLAHETDVTATVDPFAGSYAVEAMTDDMEAAAVALMRRVEDLGGAVAAIEHGFQKGEIERSAYRVAQETDSGERVVVGVNRFRLDAEEPYEPLRVDPAIEARQTARLATLRAERDRRAVDSALAALKKTAGGEDNVLYPMRDALKARATVGEVCGALREVWGTYVPGDAF; encoded by the coding sequence ATGGCGCGCGAGTCGGAGTCCGGACTGCCCATCGAACCGGTGTACGGGCCTGAGGCGCTGGACGGCTGGGACCCGGCCGAGCGGCTGGGCGCGCCCGGGGAGTACCCGTTCACCCGCGGTGTCTACCCGTCGATGTACACCAGCCGCCCCTGGACCATGCGCCAGTACGCCGGTTTCGGTACGGCCGTGGAGTCCAACGCCCGCTACCGGCAGCTCATCGCCCACGGCACGACGGGTCTGTCCGTCGCCTTCGACCTGCCCACCCAGATGGGCCACGACTCCGACGCCCCGCTCGCCCACGGCGAGGTCGGCAAGGTGGGCGTGGCGATCGACTCCGTCGAGGACATGCGGGTGCTGTTCGACGGCATCCCGCTGGACCGGGTCTCCACCTCGATGACGATCAACGCCCCGGCGGCCCTGTTGCTGCTGATGTACCAACTGGTCGGCGAGGAGCAGGGCGTACCGGCCGAGCGGCTCACGGGCACGATCCAGAACGACGTGCTGAAGGAGTACATCGCGCGCGGCACGTACATCTTCCCGCCCGAGCCCTCACTGCGGCTGACCGCCGACATCTTCAGATACTGCGGGGCCGAGATCCCGAAATGGAACACGATCTCGATCTCCGGCTACCACATGGCCGAGGCGGGTGCCTCGCCCGCGCAGGAGATCGCGTTCACCCTCGCGGACGGTATCGAGTACGTCCGTACGGCGGTCGCGGCGGGCATGGACGTCGACGACTTCGGGCCCAGGCTGTCCTTCTTCTTCGTGGCCCGTACGACGCTCCTCGAAGAGGTCGCCAAGTTCCGCGCGGCACGCAGGATCTGGGCCCGGGTGATGCGGGAGGAGTTCGGCGCGCGGAACCCCAGGTCCCTGATGCTGCGCTTCCACACCCAGACGGCCGGGGTCCAGCTGACCGCGCAGCAGCCCGAGGTGAACCTCGTCCGGGTCGCCGTCCAGGGCCTGGCGGCGGTGCTCGGCGGCACCCAGTCGCTGCACACCAACGCCTTCGACGAGGCGATCGCCCTCCCCACCGACAGGAGCGCCCGGCTCGCCCTGCGCACACAGCAGGTGCTGGCCCACGAGACGGATGTGACGGCGACGGTCGACCCCTTCGCCGGGTCCTACGCCGTCGAGGCGATGACCGACGACATGGAGGCGGCGGCCGTCGCGCTGATGCGGAGGGTCGAGGACCTCGGCGGGGCCGTCGCCGCGATCGAACACGGCTTCCAGAAGGGCGAGATCGAGCGCAGCGCGTACCGCGTCGCCCAGGAGACCGACTCCGGCGAGCGGGTCGTGGTCGGCGTGAACCGCTTCCGGCTCGACGCGGAGGAGCCGTACGAGCCGCTGCGGGTGGACCCGGCGATCGAGGCCCGGCAGACGGCGCGACTGGCGACACTGCGCGCGGAGCGGGACCGGCGGGCGGTGGACTCCGCCCTCGCCGCCCTGAAGAAGACGGCCGGGGGCGAGGACAACGTCCTCTACCCGATGCGCGACGCCCTGAAGGCCCGCGCGACCGTGGGCGAGGTGTGCGGAGCGCTGCGGGAGGTCTGGGGGACGTACGTCCCCGGCGACGCGTTCTGA
- the leuE gene encoding leucine efflux protein LeuE, whose protein sequence is MFGVIDLPTYLAGLVLIVLLPGPNSLYVLSVAARRGIRTGYRAAAGVWVGDTVLMTLSAAGVASLLQANAVLFGIVKYAGAGYLSWLAIGMLRAAWGMWRTRSERIAEGPEDGAAEGERPFRRAVVISLLNPKAILFFVAFFVQFVDPGYAYPALSFVVLGAFAQLASFLYLTALIFGGTRLAAAFRRRKRLSAGATSAAGALFLGFAVKLSLASGA, encoded by the coding sequence ATGTTCGGTGTCATCGACCTTCCCACCTATCTGGCGGGCCTCGTCCTGATCGTCCTGCTGCCCGGCCCCAACTCCCTCTATGTGCTGTCCGTCGCCGCCCGGCGCGGGATACGGACCGGGTACCGGGCCGCCGCCGGGGTGTGGGTCGGGGACACCGTGCTGATGACCCTGTCGGCGGCGGGCGTGGCCTCGCTGCTGCAGGCGAACGCCGTGCTGTTCGGGATCGTGAAGTACGCCGGGGCCGGCTATCTGTCGTGGCTGGCGATCGGGATGCTGCGGGCCGCGTGGGGGATGTGGCGGACCCGGAGCGAGCGGATCGCGGAGGGGCCGGAGGACGGGGCCGCGGAGGGGGAGCGGCCGTTCCGGCGGGCCGTGGTGATCAGTCTGCTGAACCCGAAGGCGATCCTGTTCTTCGTCGCCTTCTTCGTGCAGTTCGTCGACCCCGGATACGCCTACCCGGCCCTGTCCTTCGTCGTCCTCGGTGCCTTCGCCCAGCTCGCCAGCTTCCTCTATCTGACCGCGCTGATATTCGGCGGCACCAGGCTGGCCGCAGCGTTCCGGCGTCGCAAGCGGCTGTCGGCCGGGGCGACCTCGGCGGCGGGCGCGCTGTTCCTCGGGTTCGCGGTGAAGCTGTCGCTGGCGAGCGGCGCGTAG
- a CDS encoding FAD-dependent oxidoreductase: MSGTIHTQVLIVGAGPTGLALAVDLARRGAHALVVERADALFPGSRGKGVQPRTLEVLDDLGVLDAVRAAGGPAPVGMVWGDGTRQGEHRMFDVAEPTEAEPFQGPWLVPQWRTQEILLTRLRELGGEVAFGRELTGLAQHPDGVTASFTTGPDIHARYAVAADGGRSTVRRLLGVPMTGETVDPSPTLVADLRIPALDRDNWHLFPPTGEHGFMAVCPLPGTEDFQLAANFPDPDTVVDLSPDGIRKVVAARSHLAPEDVTEVRWASDFRPRAALADRFREGRVFLAGDAAHIHSPAGGQGLNTGVQDAYNLGWKLGAVLRGDAGDALLETYEEERRPVAAAVLGLSTRVHRGEERRGRATQQLGLGYRDASLCVDTRGHLPPDALRAGDRAPDGRRGGVHLFDAFRGPHWTLLTVGPGAPAEPSPLRNARRAHIPPYEAYGTGVFLVRPDGYVGWAGDTTAGLTAYASAVGLR; this comes from the coding sequence ATGAGCGGCACCATCCATACGCAGGTCCTGATCGTCGGCGCCGGGCCCACCGGTCTCGCCCTGGCCGTCGACCTGGCCCGGCGCGGCGCCCACGCCCTGGTCGTGGAGCGGGCCGACGCGCTGTTCCCCGGCTCACGCGGCAAGGGCGTACAGCCCCGCACCCTGGAGGTCCTCGACGACCTGGGCGTCCTGGACGCCGTCCGCGCCGCCGGCGGCCCCGCCCCCGTCGGCATGGTCTGGGGCGACGGCACCCGGCAGGGCGAGCACCGTATGTTCGACGTGGCGGAGCCGACGGAGGCCGAGCCCTTCCAGGGCCCGTGGCTGGTCCCCCAGTGGCGGACCCAGGAGATCCTGCTGACCCGGCTGCGGGAGCTGGGCGGCGAGGTCGCCTTCGGCCGCGAGCTGACGGGCCTGGCCCAGCACCCCGACGGCGTGACGGCGTCCTTCACCACCGGCCCCGACATCCACGCCCGTTACGCCGTCGCCGCCGACGGAGGCCGCTCCACCGTGCGCCGCCTGCTCGGCGTCCCGATGACCGGCGAGACCGTCGACCCGAGCCCGACCCTGGTGGCCGACCTCCGGATCCCGGCCCTCGACCGCGACAACTGGCATCTGTTCCCGCCTACCGGTGAGCACGGCTTCATGGCGGTCTGCCCCCTCCCCGGCACCGAGGACTTCCAGCTCGCCGCCAATTTCCCGGACCCGGACACGGTGGTCGACCTCTCGCCGGACGGCATCCGCAAGGTCGTCGCCGCCCGCTCCCACCTCGCCCCCGAGGATGTGACGGAGGTGCGCTGGGCGTCGGACTTCCGGCCCCGGGCCGCGCTCGCGGACCGCTTCCGGGAGGGCCGGGTCTTCCTCGCCGGGGACGCGGCGCACATCCACTCGCCCGCCGGGGGCCAGGGCCTCAACACCGGCGTGCAGGACGCGTACAACCTGGGCTGGAAGCTGGGCGCGGTGCTGCGCGGCGACGCGGGGGACGCGCTGCTGGAGACGTACGAGGAGGAGCGGCGCCCGGTGGCCGCGGCCGTGCTCGGTCTGTCCACGCGGGTCCACCGGGGCGAGGAACGCCGTGGCCGGGCCACCCAGCAGCTGGGCCTCGGCTACCGGGACGCCTCCCTCTGCGTCGACACCCGCGGCCACCTGCCCCCGGACGCCCTGCGCGCCGGCGACCGCGCCCCCGACGGCCGGCGCGGCGGCGTACACCTCTTCGACGCCTTCCGGGGCCCGCACTGGACCCTGCTCACGGTCGGACCCGGGGCACCGGCCGAGCCGTCCCCGCTCAGGAACGCACGCCGGGCCCACATCCCGCCCTACGAGGCCTACGGCACCGGTGTCTTCCTCGTCCGCCCCGACGGCTACGTCGGCTGGGCCGGCGACACGACGGCCGGCCTCACCGCGTACGCGAGCGCGGTGGGCCTGCGCTGA
- a CDS encoding TetR/AcrR family transcriptional regulator C-terminal domain-containing protein gives MVPRKSPKLDKAQVAEAALRLLNEVGLEGLSLRLIAKELDVQAPALYWHFKNKQDLLDEMATEMMRRMAADWAATPSADDGGADWQETFRSRMRLLRAHLLRYRDGAKVYSGTHFTDLSYAAPMEANLRMLTAAGFTPAGAARAWFTAYSYTIGYVIEEQSMGPDPVGGGEGYDLAARAERLAAFPLAVEAGWEMFRDQERGFEAGLGAVLAGIAVTLRGSG, from the coding sequence GTGGTTCCCAGGAAATCCCCGAAGCTGGACAAGGCACAGGTCGCCGAGGCGGCCCTGCGACTGCTGAACGAGGTCGGGCTGGAGGGGCTGAGCCTCCGGCTGATCGCCAAGGAGCTGGACGTCCAGGCGCCCGCGCTCTACTGGCACTTCAAGAACAAGCAGGATCTGCTGGACGAGATGGCCACCGAGATGATGCGGCGCATGGCGGCGGACTGGGCCGCGACGCCGTCGGCGGACGACGGGGGCGCCGACTGGCAGGAGACGTTCCGCTCACGGATGCGGCTGCTGCGCGCGCATCTGCTGCGGTACCGCGACGGCGCGAAGGTGTACAGCGGGACGCACTTCACGGATCTGTCGTACGCGGCGCCCATGGAGGCGAATCTGCGCATGCTGACGGCCGCGGGGTTCACACCGGCGGGGGCCGCGCGGGCCTGGTTCACGGCGTACAGCTACACGATCGGGTACGTGATCGAGGAGCAGTCGATGGGGCCGGATCCGGTGGGGGGCGGGGAGGGGTACGACCTCGCCGCGCGGGCCGAGCGGCTGGCGGCGTTCCCGTTGGCCGTGGAGGCGGGGTGGGAGATGTTCCGGGATCAGGAGCGGGGGTTCGAGGCGGGGTTGGGGGCGGTGCTGGCGGGGATCGCCGTGACGCTGCGGGGGAGTGGGTGA
- a CDS encoding class I SAM-dependent methyltransferase, whose translation MTSEQGTIRLPRELDDVPGWFPVLDQLLFDWFLNRQEAADSRGDLLEVGVYMGKSAIFLGRHLREGEAYTVCDLFESDAPDDANAAEATKSYRSTLTRRAFEANYLSFHDELPRVLQGPSSIVPGEVEPRSCRFVHIDASHLYEHVEADITAARDILLPGGLVVLDDFRSEHTPGVSVAAWEAVLNRGLNPVCLSTQKLYGTWDDPEPVQEALLEMVAGRDDCHVSNQRAAGHRIIRLKSKGMKAPTFPKSRHWTAPPPPAPAPAAPPARPRPARPPRSGARKLAVDLLPPVVTRALRKAKKARRAR comes from the coding sequence ATCACCTCTGAACAAGGCACGATCCGGCTTCCCCGGGAACTGGACGACGTTCCCGGCTGGTTCCCGGTGCTCGACCAACTGCTCTTCGACTGGTTCCTGAACCGACAGGAGGCCGCCGACAGCCGGGGCGACCTTCTGGAGGTCGGCGTCTACATGGGCAAGAGCGCCATCTTCCTCGGCCGGCACCTCCGGGAGGGCGAGGCCTACACGGTCTGCGACCTCTTCGAGAGCGACGCGCCGGACGACGCCAACGCGGCGGAGGCCACCAAGTCGTACCGCAGCACGCTCACCCGCCGGGCCTTCGAGGCGAACTACCTCTCCTTCCACGACGAGCTGCCCCGCGTGCTGCAGGGCCCCAGCTCGATCGTGCCGGGCGAGGTCGAGCCGCGCTCCTGCCGTTTCGTGCACATCGACGCCTCGCATCTGTACGAGCACGTCGAGGCCGACATCACCGCCGCCCGGGACATACTCCTGCCCGGCGGTCTGGTCGTCCTCGACGACTTCCGTTCGGAGCACACCCCCGGCGTCTCCGTCGCCGCGTGGGAGGCGGTCCTCAACCGGGGCCTCAACCCCGTCTGCCTCAGCACGCAGAAGCTCTACGGCACCTGGGACGATCCCGAGCCGGTCCAGGAGGCCCTGCTGGAGATGGTCGCCGGGCGGGACGACTGCCACGTCAGCAACCAGCGGGCGGCCGGCCACCGCATCATCCGCCTCAAGTCCAAGGGCATGAAGGCACCGACCTTCCCGAAGTCCCGCCACTGGACGGCACCCCCGCCCCCGGCCCCCGCCCCGGCGGCGCCCCCGGCCCGCCCGCGCCCGGCCCGGCCCCCGCGGAGCGGCGCCCGCAAGCTGGCCGTGGACCTGCTGCCCCCGGTCGTGACGAGGGCGCTCAGGAAGGCGAAGAAGGCGCGGCGGGCAAGGTAG
- a CDS encoding acyltransferase family protein — translation MTSVTKTDDRVASRLRVSGGWSRPAAEPQIDTAPRPYRGPAEARPRLYALDGLRLLAALSVAAYHYGGRDGEIGKAWGASPAVQFPTAHSWLAYGWAGVQAFFVISGFVICASGWGRSLQSFAASRAARLFPAYWAAVILVAAVFALPGVAFARVSASEFLVNLTMLQMPLGADRVLGVCWTLWAEVRFYLLFALCVVLPGVTRRRVIWFCGGWTLASVLAGAAREPLLDTVLMPEYASLFIGGMGLYLVHRDRRDTAAWLIVVFSLLLSQYHTVQDMWHAPNPDFFSYRSQLGIVLAVTVGFVAVGAVALGLLNRVNWPWLTTAGALTYPFYLVHEHLGWPVVQALHQRLGLPSSVTLVLTVALMLALAWLLHRWVERPLGPWLRKSLGGRRG, via the coding sequence GTGACTTCTGTAACGAAAACCGATGATCGGGTTGCATCTCGGCTGCGGGTGAGTGGGGGCTGGTCGCGCCCCGCGGCGGAGCCGCAGATCGATACAGCCCCGCGCCCCTATCGGGGCCCGGCTGAGGCTCGGCCCCGGTTGTATGCGCTGGACGGACTGCGGTTGCTGGCCGCTCTCTCCGTCGCCGCCTATCACTACGGGGGGCGTGACGGGGAGATCGGGAAGGCGTGGGGGGCCTCGCCCGCCGTGCAGTTCCCGACCGCGCACAGCTGGCTGGCGTACGGGTGGGCCGGGGTTCAGGCCTTCTTCGTGATCAGTGGGTTCGTGATCTGCGCGAGTGGCTGGGGGCGTTCGCTCCAGTCGTTCGCGGCCTCCCGGGCGGCCCGGCTGTTCCCGGCGTACTGGGCGGCGGTGATCCTGGTGGCGGCGGTGTTCGCGCTGCCGGGGGTCGCCTTCGCGCGGGTGTCCGCCAGTGAGTTCCTGGTCAATCTGACGATGCTGCAGATGCCGCTGGGCGCCGACCGGGTGCTCGGCGTCTGCTGGACGCTGTGGGCGGAGGTCCGTTTCTACCTGCTGTTCGCGCTGTGCGTGGTGCTGCCCGGGGTGACCCGCAGACGGGTGATCTGGTTCTGCGGCGGCTGGACGCTGGCCTCGGTGCTGGCGGGGGCCGCGAGGGAACCGCTGCTGGACACGGTCCTGATGCCGGAGTACGCGTCCCTGTTCATCGGCGGCATGGGTCTCTATCTGGTGCACCGCGACCGCCGGGACACCGCGGCCTGGCTGATAGTCGTGTTCAGCCTGCTGCTGAGCCAGTACCACACGGTCCAGGACATGTGGCACGCCCCGAACCCGGACTTCTTCTCGTACCGCTCCCAGCTCGGCATCGTCCTCGCCGTCACCGTCGGCTTCGTGGCCGTCGGGGCAGTGGCCCTGGGCCTGCTGAACCGGGTGAACTGGCCCTGGCTGACCACCGCGGGTGCCCTGACGTACCCCTTCTATCTCGTGCACGAGCACCTGGGCTGGCCGGTGGTCCAGGCACTGCACCAGAGGCTGGGGCTTCCTTCGTCCGTGACCCTCGTGCTCACGGTGGCGCTGATGCTGGCGCTGGCCTGGCTGCTGCACCGGTGGGTCGAACGTCCGCTCGGGCCCTGGCTGCGCAAGTCACTCGGAGGACGCCGGGGCTGA
- a CDS encoding alpha-2,8-polysialyltransferase family protein, whose protein sequence is MTTQIFMASTLYGTATLAAALDTECFRPASRRILLISNNAATPETAPGLDEMPGFERLRGRFDEVISWNETISPFHPGGWSPRLDDVPLWERHLRLLWNLGDDDVELAVESIQVHPALGFTQIFTGAPVTVYADGLMSYGPTRNKIDPLVGTRIDRLLHLDLVPDLKPLLLTEFGVEAEIVPTDAFVKVLAELVDTGDELPAVEEPALLLGQYLSALNILTAEEEEDLHVRMLKGAVALGHTRVVFKPHPSAPARWSRGLEQEAERLGAELTVLDTPVLAEVLYQRMRPALVVGCFSTALLTASALYGLPVARVGTGTLLDRLAPYENSNRVPVTIVDALLPELGDREAVTSQRPGTAVADLDGLVRAVGFAMQPKIYPSLRAETAAYLTRHLSAYTLRYFKRRRLTSLGLPGGIPVQLAFIPRNATVRRVARRARSLKRATLG, encoded by the coding sequence GTGACCACGCAGATCTTCATGGCGTCCACGCTGTACGGCACGGCGACGCTGGCCGCGGCCCTGGACACCGAGTGCTTCCGCCCCGCGTCCCGGCGCATCCTGCTGATCTCCAACAACGCGGCCACCCCCGAGACGGCGCCCGGCCTGGACGAGATGCCCGGCTTCGAGCGGCTGCGCGGCCGGTTCGACGAGGTGATCTCCTGGAACGAGACCATCTCCCCGTTCCACCCGGGCGGCTGGTCCCCACGCCTGGACGACGTCCCCCTGTGGGAGCGGCATCTGCGGCTGCTGTGGAACCTCGGCGACGACGACGTCGAACTGGCCGTGGAGTCCATCCAGGTCCACCCGGCGCTCGGCTTCACCCAGATCTTCACCGGCGCCCCCGTGACCGTGTACGCGGACGGCCTGATGAGCTACGGCCCCACCCGCAACAAGATCGACCCGCTGGTGGGGACGCGGATCGACCGGCTGCTCCATCTGGACCTGGTGCCGGACCTGAAGCCGCTGCTGCTCACCGAGTTCGGCGTCGAGGCGGAGATCGTGCCCACGGACGCCTTTGTGAAGGTGCTCGCGGAACTGGTCGACACCGGTGACGAACTGCCCGCCGTCGAGGAGCCGGCACTGCTGCTCGGCCAGTACCTCTCCGCGCTGAACATCCTCACCGCCGAGGAGGAGGAAGACCTCCACGTACGGATGCTGAAGGGCGCGGTCGCGCTCGGGCACACCCGTGTGGTGTTCAAGCCGCACCCGAGCGCCCCGGCCCGCTGGTCGCGCGGGCTGGAGCAGGAGGCGGAGCGGCTCGGCGCCGAACTGACCGTGCTGGACACCCCGGTCCTCGCCGAGGTGCTCTACCAGCGGATGCGTCCCGCGCTGGTCGTCGGCTGCTTCTCCACCGCCCTGCTCACCGCCTCCGCGCTGTACGGCCTGCCGGTCGCCCGCGTCGGCACGGGCACCCTGCTGGACCGGCTCGCGCCGTACGAGAACAGCAACCGGGTGCCGGTCACGATCGTGGACGCGCTGTTGCCGGAGCTGGGCGACCGGGAGGCGGTCACCTCGCAGCGGCCGGGCACGGCGGTGGCGGACCTCGACGGGCTGGTCCGGGCGGTGGGGTTCGCGATGCAGCCGAAGATCTACCCGTCGCTGCGCGCGGAGACCGCCGCGTATCTGACGAGGCATCTGAGCGCGTACACGCTGCGGTACTTCAAGCGGCGGCGGCTGACCTCGCTGGGGCTGCCGGGCGGGATTCCGGTGCAGCTGGCCTTCATTCCGCGCAACGCGACCGTGCGAAGGGTCGCGCGGCGGGCGCGGTCCCTCAAACGGGCCACTCTGGGATGA
- a CDS encoding glycosyltransferase family 2 protein, translated as MVKLSVIVPFYNVQQYAPDTLKSLRANARDDFEFILVDDCSRDETPDILARAERELPGAVYVRHEKNGGLATARNTGIDKARGEYLTFLDGDDWLAPGYYPQLLGAIEELGCDFVRTDHVQCTARARSVHRVPNGRRGVVMNPRDAILPADRSTSVDYAFAWAGIYHRRLVDKGVLHFTHGLRTAEDRPWIWKLHREAESFATVGLLGVFYRRGVASSLTQIGDVRQLDFIRAFDQVIAETAKDRDADKLLPKAVRTYCAIISHHLGSIERFEPAVARKLKSMSAVALRRMPQDVLDEALDSMDVQRATRLRRLRRRPAAAGVAA; from the coding sequence GTGGTCAAGCTCTCCGTCATCGTGCCGTTCTACAACGTGCAGCAATACGCGCCCGACACTCTGAAGAGTCTCAGAGCCAACGCTCGTGACGACTTCGAATTCATTCTCGTCGACGACTGCTCCCGCGACGAGACACCGGACATCCTCGCGCGCGCGGAGCGCGAGCTGCCGGGGGCGGTGTATGTCAGACACGAGAAGAACGGAGGACTGGCGACCGCGCGCAACACGGGTATCGACAAGGCCCGTGGCGAGTATCTGACGTTCCTCGACGGAGACGACTGGCTCGCCCCCGGTTACTACCCCCAACTCCTGGGCGCCATCGAGGAGTTGGGCTGCGACTTCGTGCGCACGGACCATGTCCAGTGCACCGCGCGGGCCCGCTCCGTGCACCGGGTGCCCAACGGGCGGCGCGGTGTGGTGATGAACCCGCGCGACGCGATCCTGCCCGCCGACCGCTCCACCTCCGTCGACTACGCGTTCGCCTGGGCGGGCATCTACCACCGCCGACTGGTCGACAAGGGGGTGCTGCACTTCACCCACGGGCTGCGCACGGCCGAGGACCGGCCGTGGATCTGGAAGCTGCACCGCGAGGCCGAATCCTTCGCCACGGTGGGGTTGCTCGGTGTCTTCTACCGGCGCGGGGTCGCGTCCTCGCTGACCCAGATCGGCGACGTACGGCAGCTCGATTTCATTCGCGCATTCGACCAGGTCATCGCGGAAACGGCGAAGGACCGGGACGCGGACAAACTCCTCCCCAAGGCCGTGCGCACATATTGCGCGATTATCTCCCACCATTTGGGATCCATCGAAAGGTTCGAGCCGGCGGTGGCACGGAAACTGAAGTCGATGAGCGCGGTCGCGCTGCGGCGAATGCCGCAGGACGTGCTGGACGAGGCCCTCGACTCGATGGACGTCCAGCGCGCCACCCGGCTGCGCCGGCTGCGCCGCCGTCCCGCCGCCGCGGGGGTCGCCGCGTGA